A genomic segment from Desulfonatronum lacustre DSM 10312 encodes:
- a CDS encoding STAS domain-containing protein translates to MADLHHEPMTNWTKVSLSGKITYEVTQAMKIQAETILTEMGERPILVCDLGRVTFLDSSGIGFLVFLNNKVRQRDGCFYLYQPNEVVVKTLELVQLLAFFELIENESELITRLPM, encoded by the coding sequence ATGGCCGACTTGCACCATGAACCAATGACCAACTGGACCAAGGTGTCCCTGTCCGGAAAAATCACCTACGAGGTGACCCAGGCGATGAAGATCCAGGCCGAAACCATCCTGACGGAAATGGGCGAACGGCCCATCCTGGTCTGCGATCTCGGTCGCGTCACGTTTCTGGACAGCTCCGGAATCGGGTTTCTGGTCTTTCTAAACAACAAGGTTCGTCAGCGGGACGGCTGTTTTTATCTGTACCAACCCAATGAGGTGGTCGTGAAAACCCTGGAATTGGTCCAACTCCTGGCCTTCTTCGAGCTCATCGAGAACGAATCCGAACTGATCACGCGCCTCCCGATGTAG
- a CDS encoding PP2C family protein-serine/threonine phosphatase, with the protein MITPHQDTRQNVHPNVHPNVHPGVHPGVDALISVMIVDDSMTVRHYLEQILQDEYRIRSCRDGVEALEAYREDRPEICVLDMNMPRMGGLEVIRNIRREFRDQDLFILVLTSEDSLEQKSEALHLGANDYLVKPFDTLELLARIRVAERQVRLTRGLRQAYEIMHREIEEIARLQRRLLPTASPCHPGITVQSLYLPSSQASGDYFDYFSLPDGGLRVVMADVSGHGAKAAFIMSMVRAMVRFSGAPSQSLTELVELINEQLRRFAGEDGDFITLLVADVRADLSALDYINAGHVPGMVLRRGAVPEQLPASMPALGVFPCAAPPKTVELEGETVLFFFTDGCYEWEIRHGELFGLERFMKRAAEFVGRPDCVLGDLFFGLGCSQTPRLGDDVSALRVGLRGPGSR; encoded by the coding sequence ATGATAACACCGCACCAGGACACTCGACAAAACGTCCATCCGAACGTCCATCCGAACGTCCATCCGGGCGTCCATCCGGGCGTGGATGCCCTGATCAGCGTTATGATCGTGGACGACTCCATGACGGTGCGGCACTACCTGGAGCAGATCCTCCAGGACGAATACCGGATCCGCTCCTGTCGCGACGGCGTCGAAGCCCTGGAAGCATACCGGGAAGACCGCCCGGAAATCTGCGTCCTGGACATGAACATGCCCCGAATGGGCGGCCTGGAAGTGATCCGCAATATTCGCCGGGAATTCCGGGATCAGGATCTGTTCATCCTGGTCCTGACCTCCGAGGACTCCCTGGAACAAAAGTCAGAGGCCCTGCACCTGGGCGCCAACGATTATCTGGTCAAGCCCTTCGACACCCTGGAGTTGCTGGCCAGGATTCGCGTCGCCGAACGTCAGGTCCGCCTGACCCGCGGTCTGCGCCAAGCCTACGAGATCATGCACCGGGAGATCGAGGAAATCGCGCGGCTGCAACGTCGCCTCCTGCCCACCGCATCCCCTTGTCACCCCGGAATCACGGTCCAGAGCCTTTATCTGCCTTCGTCCCAAGCCAGCGGAGATTACTTCGATTACTTCTCCCTGCCCGACGGTGGACTGCGGGTGGTTATGGCCGACGTCAGCGGGCACGGGGCCAAGGCCGCGTTCATCATGTCCATGGTCCGGGCCATGGTCCGCTTTTCCGGCGCTCCGTCCCAAAGCCTGACTGAACTGGTAGAACTGATCAACGAGCAGTTGCGCAGATTCGCCGGGGAAGACGGGGATTTCATCACCCTGCTCGTGGCGGATGTCCGGGCCGACCTGTCCGCCCTGGACTACATCAACGCCGGACATGTCCCGGGCATGGTGCTGCGTCGCGGAGCGGTTCCGGAACAGTTGCCGGCAAGCATGCCCGCCCTGGGCGTTTTTCCTTGCGCCGCGCCCCCGAAGACCGTCGAGCTGGAAGGCGAGACCGTGCTTTTTTTCTTTACCGACGGCTGCTATGAATGGGAGATCAGGCACGGGGAGCTCTTCGGTCTGGAACGATTCATGAAACGGGCCGCCGAGTTCGTCGGTCGCCCGGACTGCGTTCTCGGGGACCTGTTTTTCGGTTTAGGTTGTTCCCAAACCCCTCGGCTCGGCGACGACGTCAGCGCCCTGCGGGTGGGGCTGCGCGGCCCGGGATCACGATGA
- the dtd gene encoding D-aminoacyl-tRNA deacylase, protein MRLVVQRVTSASVRVEGEPVAAIDLGLLVLVGLGREDEAEPTPSPMLARMARKLVQVRIFPNEIGRLDRDVADVGGRILAVSQFTLHADCRKGRRPSLHPAADPRRAEALFTAFVAELESLLPNRIVTGRFGREMDVALRNWGPLTLVWDSLDV, encoded by the coding sequence ATGCGGCTGGTGGTGCAACGGGTCACGTCCGCCTCGGTGAGGGTGGAAGGCGAACCGGTGGCGGCCATTGACCTGGGCCTGCTGGTCCTGGTCGGGCTGGGACGCGAAGACGAGGCCGAGCCGACGCCCTCGCCCATGCTGGCCCGGATGGCCCGCAAGCTGGTCCAGGTCCGGATCTTCCCCAATGAGATCGGAAGACTTGACCGGGACGTGGCGGATGTGGGAGGTCGAATCCTGGCCGTATCCCAGTTCACCTTGCACGCCGACTGCCGCAAGGGCCGCCGTCCTTCACTCCACCCTGCCGCGGATCCCCGCCGGGCCGAAGCCTTGTTCACGGCCTTCGTTGCCGAACTGGAGTCCCTGCTGCCCAACCGGATCGTCACCGGACGCTTCGGCAGGGAAATGGACGTGGCGCTGCGCAACTGGGGGCCTCTGACCCTGGTCTGGGACTCCCTGGATGTTTAG
- the queD gene encoding 6-carboxytetrahydropterin synthase QueD translates to MPQKIWRLTVTDHFSSAHQLRHYQGKCESLHGHNFAVQVQVQGRDLDPKLGIVMDFQELKSLLKQVLAELDHRNLNELPEFTEINPSSEHLARYIYHRLAALLPGPGATMHAVSVAEGPTSIATYSEE, encoded by the coding sequence ATGCCCCAAAAAATCTGGCGACTGACCGTCACCGACCACTTTAGTTCCGCGCACCAGTTGCGCCATTATCAGGGCAAATGCGAATCCCTGCACGGCCACAATTTCGCTGTCCAGGTCCAGGTCCAAGGCCGCGACTTGGACCCAAAGCTGGGCATTGTGATGGATTTTCAGGAACTCAAGTCCCTGCTCAAACAGGTCCTGGCCGAACTGGACCACCGCAACCTGAACGAGCTGCCCGAGTTCACCGAAATCAACCCCTCCTCGGAGCACCTGGCCCGGTATATTTATCACCGTCTCGCGGCCCTGCTGCCCGGACCCGGAGCAACCATGCACGCCGTTTCCGTGGCCGAGGGTCCCACCTCCATCGCCACGTATTCGGAGGAATGA
- the dnaE gene encoding DNA polymerase III subunit alpha, with the protein MPDFVHLHCHTEYSLLDGAIRIKDLCAKAKDFGMSSVAITDHGNLYGAITFYKTAKSFGLKPIIGCEVYVARNSRHDRDARSASQAGYHLVLLAQNETGYRNLIRLVSQGHMEGFHYKPRVDKEILAQCSEGLIALSACLKGEVPYKLTHEGFDVGLETARFYADLFPGRFYLEMQANGLADQIVLNQRLQELAEATRLPLVATNDCHYLTAEDVQAHDILLCIQTNACETSEKRMRFDTKELYYRKPEEMEAAFAHCPQALAATAEIAEACNLELTFNKPHFPAYSLPEGMTLEEELRRAARQGLDERLAKIRPGADREVYNQRLATELDVICSKGFAGYFLIVQDFINWAKSRNIPVGPGRGSAAGSLVAYALRITDLDPIPYNLLFERFLNAERVSLPDIDVDFCFTRREEVLKYVSEKYGQNNVAQIITFGRMKARAAVRDVGRALGLKPSETDKIAKLVPGSLGMTIAKALEQEPDLKKLAETDPTVGRLIDISLRLEGLARHASTHAAGVVLSDRAMVEHVPLCVGKKKETVTQWDMKCVESVGLIKFDFLGLKTLTVIQDAVDLIREGGKTPPDMAHLPLDDSETFKLLCEGRTEGIFQLESSGMRRVLMDLRPSCFEDVIALLALYRPGPLESGMVTTFIRCKHGQLPVEYLLPQLEPILKDTYGVILYQEQVMKIASDLAAYSLGEADILRRAMGKKDPQVMAQQRSRFMQGVRENGLPEVKAAQIFDLMEKFAGYGFNKSHSAAYALISYQTAYLKAHYPVEFMAALISSEVDNADKILRYLNDCGEMDISILPPDVNHSQARFSVEEDKIRFGLSGVKNVGEEAIREIIQGRGEGLYRGLTDLCQRVNTRKVTKRVLEYLIKSGAFDSIHPGRARVLAGVDTAMATAQKRAKEKKRSQMSLFSCLPGGENMALELVCGLDPVGDGPEPEWSDEEKSRFEKEALGFFLTSNPLRPFREEARRLGVRTIQECQELSKKTEVRLGVLVTGIKEFQTRRGDKMAFCQIEDLTGMAEATVFGDVYLPAKSHFQSDRPLLLEARISDYEGRGDAGSENASQQLKLEVLRVSPLGEACARNDEPVHLRIERADLAKDDLVELQRLFEKHAGQTPVRVVLDLPEGRCILQLGPQHQVSPGPQFWKDVTAWHDAGSPASATADLSR; encoded by the coding sequence ATGCCCGACTTCGTTCACCTGCACTGCCACACCGAATACAGCCTGCTGGACGGCGCCATTCGGATCAAGGATCTTTGCGCCAAGGCCAAGGATTTCGGCATGAGTTCCGTGGCCATCACGGACCACGGCAATCTTTACGGCGCGATAACGTTCTACAAGACGGCCAAGTCCTTCGGCCTGAAGCCGATCATCGGCTGCGAGGTCTACGTGGCCCGGAACAGCCGGCACGACCGGGACGCCCGCTCCGCGTCCCAGGCCGGATACCATCTGGTGCTCCTGGCCCAGAACGAGACCGGCTACCGCAACCTGATCCGCCTCGTTTCCCAGGGCCACATGGAAGGCTTTCACTACAAGCCGCGGGTGGACAAGGAAATCCTGGCCCAGTGCTCCGAAGGGCTGATCGCCCTGTCCGCCTGCCTCAAGGGCGAGGTGCCCTACAAGCTGACCCATGAGGGCTTCGACGTCGGCCTGGAGACGGCCAGATTTTACGCCGACCTGTTTCCGGGGCGGTTCTACCTGGAAATGCAGGCCAACGGCCTGGCCGACCAGATCGTCCTGAATCAGCGGCTGCAGGAACTGGCCGAGGCGACCAGGCTGCCCTTGGTGGCCACCAACGACTGCCACTACCTGACCGCCGAGGACGTCCAGGCCCACGACATCCTGCTCTGCATCCAGACCAACGCCTGCGAGACGAGCGAGAAGCGGATGCGCTTCGACACCAAGGAGCTGTACTATCGCAAGCCCGAGGAAATGGAGGCCGCATTCGCCCATTGCCCCCAGGCCCTGGCGGCCACCGCGGAAATCGCCGAAGCCTGCAATCTGGAACTGACGTTCAACAAGCCTCATTTCCCGGCCTACAGCCTGCCCGAGGGCATGACCCTGGAAGAGGAGCTGCGCCGGGCCGCCCGCCAGGGGCTGGATGAGCGGCTGGCCAAAATCCGACCCGGCGCGGACCGCGAGGTCTACAACCAGCGGCTGGCCACCGAACTGGACGTGATTTGCTCCAAGGGCTTTGCCGGATATTTTCTCATCGTCCAGGACTTCATCAACTGGGCCAAGTCCCGGAACATCCCCGTGGGCCCGGGCCGGGGGTCCGCCGCCGGCAGCCTGGTGGCCTACGCCCTGCGGATCACGGACCTGGACCCCATCCCCTATAATCTGCTCTTCGAACGCTTCCTGAACGCCGAGCGGGTCAGCCTGCCGGATATCGACGTGGATTTCTGCTTTACCCGGCGCGAGGAAGTGCTCAAATACGTTTCGGAAAAGTACGGCCAGAACAACGTGGCCCAGATCATCACCTTCGGCCGGATGAAAGCCCGGGCCGCTGTCCGCGACGTGGGCCGGGCCCTGGGGCTCAAGCCCTCGGAAACGGACAAAATCGCCAAGCTGGTTCCCGGCTCCCTGGGCATGACCATTGCCAAGGCCCTGGAGCAGGAGCCGGATCTGAAGAAGCTGGCTGAAACCGACCCCACGGTGGGCCGGTTGATCGATATTTCCCTGCGTTTGGAAGGATTGGCCCGGCACGCCTCCACCCACGCCGCGGGCGTGGTCCTCTCGGACCGGGCCATGGTGGAACACGTTCCGCTGTGCGTAGGCAAGAAGAAGGAAACCGTCACCCAGTGGGACATGAAGTGCGTGGAGAGCGTGGGGCTGATCAAGTTCGACTTTCTGGGCTTGAAGACCCTCACCGTGATCCAGGACGCCGTGGACCTGATCCGCGAGGGCGGCAAGACCCCGCCGGACATGGCCCACCTGCCCCTGGACGACTCCGAGACCTTCAAGCTGCTCTGCGAAGGCCGGACCGAGGGCATCTTCCAGTTGGAAAGTTCAGGGATGCGCCGGGTGCTCATGGATTTGCGGCCCTCCTGCTTCGAGGACGTCATCGCCCTGTTGGCCCTGTACCGTCCGGGTCCGCTGGAAAGCGGCATGGTGACCACCTTCATCCGTTGCAAGCACGGCCAGCTCCCGGTGGAATACCTGCTGCCCCAGCTGGAGCCGATTCTCAAGGACACCTACGGGGTGATCCTCTACCAGGAACAGGTCATGAAGATCGCCTCGGACCTGGCGGCCTACTCCCTGGGCGAGGCGGACATCCTGCGCCGGGCCATGGGCAAGAAGGACCCCCAGGTCATGGCCCAGCAGCGCTCCCGGTTCATGCAGGGCGTGCGCGAGAACGGCCTGCCCGAGGTCAAGGCCGCCCAGATTTTCGACCTGATGGAAAAGTTCGCCGGGTACGGCTTCAACAAGTCCCACAGCGCGGCCTATGCCCTGATCTCCTACCAGACCGCCTATCTCAAGGCCCATTATCCGGTGGAATTCATGGCCGCGTTGATCAGCTCGGAAGTGGACAACGCGGACAAAATTCTGCGTTATCTCAACGACTGCGGGGAGATGGACATCTCGATCCTGCCTCCGGACGTGAACCACAGCCAGGCCCGGTTCAGCGTCGAGGAGGACAAAATTCGCTTCGGTTTGTCCGGAGTCAAGAACGTAGGCGAGGAGGCCATCCGGGAAATCATCCAAGGCCGGGGTGAAGGGCTCTATCGTGGGCTGACCGATTTGTGCCAGCGGGTGAATACCCGCAAGGTGACCAAGCGCGTCCTGGAATACCTGATCAAGAGCGGCGCTTTTGACTCCATCCATCCCGGACGGGCCAGGGTGCTGGCCGGAGTGGATACGGCCATGGCCACGGCCCAAAAACGGGCCAAGGAAAAGAAGCGCTCGCAAATGTCGCTGTTCTCCTGTCTGCCCGGCGGAGAGAACATGGCCCTGGAACTTGTCTGCGGCCTGGATCCGGTAGGCGACGGACCGGAACCGGAGTGGAGCGACGAAGAAAAATCTCGTTTTGAAAAGGAAGCCCTGGGATTTTTCCTGACCAGCAACCCGTTGCGTCCATTTCGTGAAGAAGCCCGCCGACTGGGAGTGCGCACGATCCAGGAATGTCAGGAGCTGTCCAAGAAGACCGAGGTTCGTTTGGGTGTCTTGGTCACCGGGATCAAGGAATTCCAGACCCGCAGGGGCGACAAGATGGCCTTTTGTCAGATCGAGGACCTCACCGGCATGGCCGAGGCTACGGTCTTCGGGGATGTCTACTTGCCGGCCAAGAGTCACTTTCAAAGCGACCGCCCGCTGCTCCTGGAAGCTCGGATCAGCGATTACGAGGGCCGAGGGGACGCAGGCTCGGAGAACGCTTCCCAACAGCTCAAGCTGGAGGTGTTACGGGTCAGTCCCCTCGGCGAGGCCTGCGCCCGCAACGACGAACCGGTGCATCTGCGCATCGAGCGCGCCGACCTGGCCAAGGACGACCTCGTGGAACTGCAACGGCTCTTCGAAAAGCACGCGGGCCAGACACCGGTCCGAGTGGTCCTGGACCTTCCCGAGGGCCGATGCATTCTGCAGCTCGGGCCCCAGCATCAAGTGTCGCCGGGCCCGCAGTTCTGGAAGGACGTGACCGCCTGGCACGACGCCGGGTCGCCCGCCTCCGCGACCGCCGACCTGAGCAGGTGA
- the gap gene encoding type I glyceraldehyde-3-phosphate dehydrogenase: MSVRIGINGFGRIGRYVVRLLAENKDLQLAAVNARADNKALTHLLKYDSVHGRFNGDLEANNDGFLMNGKQIKVTRNGPGEWAWKDLGVDIVLETTGKFTDRESCQKHLQCGAKKVLISAPAKDPDLTVVMGVNDNVYDPFTHHIVSNASCTTNCLAPTIKVISDAFGFEYGLMTTVHSYTMSQRILDGSHKDPRRGRAACMSMLPTTTGAARAVAEVLPETKGRLDGMAIRVPTPNVSMVDLVAHTTKPTDKDALNAAFRQAAEGPLKNILGYTEEPLVSVDYYGSTFGGVVDGPCTSVMRDNMAKIIVWYDNEAGFCNQLMRLTAKVAKSLG; encoded by the coding sequence ATGTCCGTACGCATAGGAATCAACGGTTTTGGACGCATCGGACGGTACGTGGTGCGGCTGTTGGCTGAAAACAAGGATCTGCAACTGGCGGCGGTCAATGCCCGAGCGGACAACAAGGCCTTGACGCACCTGTTGAAGTACGACTCCGTCCACGGACGATTCAACGGAGACCTGGAAGCCAACAACGACGGGTTCCTGATGAACGGAAAGCAGATCAAAGTCACGCGCAACGGCCCGGGGGAATGGGCCTGGAAGGACCTGGGCGTGGACATCGTCCTGGAGACCACCGGCAAGTTCACCGACCGGGAAAGCTGTCAAAAACACCTGCAATGCGGGGCGAAAAAGGTGCTGATCAGCGCACCGGCCAAAGACCCGGACCTGACCGTGGTCATGGGAGTCAACGACAACGTCTACGACCCCTTCACCCACCATATCGTGTCCAACGCCTCCTGCACCACCAACTGTCTGGCCCCGACGATCAAGGTGATCAGCGACGCTTTCGGCTTCGAGTACGGCCTGATGACCACGGTCCACTCCTACACCATGAGCCAGCGCATCCTGGACGGCTCGCACAAGGACCCGCGACGGGGCCGGGCCGCCTGCATGTCCATGCTGCCCACCACCACCGGCGCGGCCCGGGCCGTGGCCGAAGTCCTGCCCGAAACCAAGGGCCGACTGGACGGGATGGCCATCCGCGTGCCCACGCCCAACGTCTCCATGGTCGACCTCGTGGCCCACACCACCAAGCCCACGGACAAGGACGCCCTCAACGCCGCCTTCCGCCAGGCAGCCGAAGGTCCGCTGAAAAACATCCTCGGCTACACCGAGGAACCTCTGGTTTCCGTGGACTACTACGGCAGCACCTTCGGCGGCGTGGTGGACGGCCCCTGCACCAGCGTGATGCGGGACAACATGGCCAAGATCATCGTCTGGTACGACAACGAGGCCGGATTCTGCAACCAACTGATGCGCCTGACCGCCAAAGTGGCCAAGTCATTGGGCTGA
- a CDS encoding class I SAM-dependent methyltransferase — protein sequence MNSTSFPTRADDATRHAALVAAAQCLRINVAKRSWAVYRPGDLEALWQQMGEADFGPDERIPYWVELWPASLLLVEWLDRCRDRIQGKSCLDVGCGLGLSACLAADAGARVVGLDYIQDALRYARANTRENRVAFSPLWVQMDWRWPGLKPRCFDLIWGADIFYEQRFAQPLMRLFEHVLAPGGRVWLAEPERSVSTGAWELLREAGWEVRRATRKAVPTEGYTVNINIWEAQKNEVEHG from the coding sequence GTGAACTCCACGTCGTTTCCAACCCGAGCCGACGACGCGACGCGCCACGCGGCCTTGGTCGCCGCGGCGCAATGTCTGCGGATCAATGTCGCGAAGCGATCCTGGGCCGTTTATCGTCCCGGGGATCTGGAAGCGCTTTGGCAACAGATGGGCGAGGCGGATTTCGGACCGGATGAGCGGATTCCTTACTGGGTGGAGTTGTGGCCGGCCAGTTTGTTGTTGGTGGAATGGCTGGACCGGTGTCGAGACCGGATTCAGGGGAAGTCCTGCCTGGATGTGGGCTGCGGTCTGGGGCTGAGCGCCTGCCTGGCCGCGGACGCCGGAGCACGGGTGGTGGGACTGGACTACATTCAGGACGCCCTGCGCTATGCCCGGGCGAACACCAGGGAGAACCGGGTGGCTTTTTCTCCGCTCTGGGTCCAGATGGACTGGCGGTGGCCCGGCCTTAAACCGCGTTGTTTCGACCTGATCTGGGGGGCGGACATCTTTTATGAACAACGGTTCGCCCAGCCCTTGATGCGTCTTTTTGAACATGTCTTGGCTCCCGGCGGTCGCGTGTGGCTGGCCGAGCCGGAGCGCAGCGTTTCCACCGGAGCCTGGGAACTGTTGCGGGAAGCAGGCTGGGAGGTGCGCCGGGCCACGCGCAAGGCGGTGCCGACCGAAGGGTACACGGTGAACATCAATATTTGGGAAGCACAAAAAAACGAGGTGGAGCATGGGTAA
- the nikR gene encoding nickel-responsive transcriptional regulator NikR, translated as MGKTIRFGVSLDSDLLEKFDALCDERSYQTRSEAIRDLIRNMLVQKEWEDLDGETAGTLTMVYDHHQSDLAQKLTELQHDYLDIIVTSQHVHLDHHNCMEILVLRGTGERLRDLGAKLTATKGVKHGTLNLTTTGKNLE; from the coding sequence ATGGGTAAGACGATTCGATTCGGAGTTTCACTGGATTCCGATCTTCTGGAAAAATTTGACGCGCTGTGCGATGAGCGATCCTACCAGACCCGGTCCGAGGCCATCCGCGACCTGATCCGCAATATGCTGGTTCAAAAGGAGTGGGAGGACCTGGACGGGGAAACCGCGGGCACGCTGACCATGGTCTATGATCACCACCAAAGCGATTTGGCTCAGAAGTTGACCGAATTACAGCACGACTACCTGGACATCATCGTGACTTCCCAGCATGTCCACCTGGATCACCACAATTGCATGGAAATTCTTGTGCTGCGCGGCACTGGCGAGCGCTTGCGCGACTTGGGCGCGAAGCTGACCGCCACCAAGGGAGTCAAACACGGCACCTTGAACTTGACCACCACCGGCAAGAACCTGGAGTAG
- the folE2 gene encoding GTP cyclohydrolase FolE2, giving the protein MLDDVQNTPASVPVDIDRVGIRHVNFPLAVLDRAQGRQHTVAQVEMGVDLPARFKGTHMSRFVEALQAWSGVLDYPNLKHLLGDIQNRLDARKAWISFCFPFFLERSAPASGSRSRMDYHCRVVGEHQDGRLLFGLEVEVPVMTVCPCSLAICDRGAHSQRAMVRIRTRNKGLIWLEDLIELAQESASSPVYALLKREDEKRIIDNAFEQPCFVEDVVRNVSRGLERLDQLLWYRVEVESQESIHNHSAYARIERSLAQAKG; this is encoded by the coding sequence ATGCTCGACGACGTTCAGAACACCCCGGCCTCGGTCCCCGTGGACATCGACCGGGTCGGCATCCGGCACGTAAACTTTCCGCTCGCGGTTTTGGACCGGGCCCAGGGGCGGCAGCACACCGTGGCCCAGGTGGAAATGGGCGTGGATTTGCCGGCCCGCTTCAAGGGCACCCACATGAGCCGGTTCGTGGAGGCCCTGCAGGCGTGGTCCGGTGTTTTGGATTATCCGAACCTGAAGCACCTGCTGGGCGACATCCAGAACCGGTTGGACGCCCGGAAGGCCTGGATCAGCTTTTGTTTTCCCTTTTTCCTGGAACGGTCCGCGCCGGCCAGCGGCAGCCGGTCCCGGATGGACTATCACTGCCGGGTGGTCGGGGAACACCAGGACGGTCGGCTGCTGTTCGGCCTGGAAGTGGAGGTCCCGGTGATGACCGTATGCCCCTGCTCCTTGGCCATTTGCGACCGGGGCGCTCACAGCCAGCGGGCCATGGTCCGGATTCGGACCCGGAACAAGGGGTTGATCTGGCTGGAAGACCTGATCGAACTGGCCCAGGAATCCGCTTCCTCTCCAGTTTACGCGCTGCTCAAGCGCGAGGACGAGAAACGGATCATCGACAACGCTTTTGAACAACCTTGCTTCGTGGAAGACGTGGTCCGCAACGTTTCCCGCGGCCTGGAACGCCTGGACCAGCTTTTGTGGTACCGCGTTGAAGTAGAGAGCCAGGAATCCATCCACAACCACAGCGCCTACGCCCGGATCGAGCGTTCCCTCGCCCAAGCAAAGGGGTAG
- a CDS encoding flagellar basal body rod C-terminal domain-containing protein: MNISPNIQAMQAIGLSRQIGANNVANMNTPEFKASRLSLETGPDGYGVRPQSIDQDTSPGPLMPALEGKVDEDGMLNTVWGLTEGSNTELVTEMVNSIRDERTFEANVAMVRAWDDMTGTVLDLRA; encoded by the coding sequence ATGAACATATCCCCCAATATCCAGGCCATGCAGGCCATCGGCTTGTCCCGGCAGATCGGGGCGAACAACGTGGCCAACATGAACACCCCGGAATTCAAGGCATCGCGGTTGTCCTTGGAAACCGGACCTGACGGCTACGGCGTCAGGCCGCAAAGCATCGACCAGGACACCTCTCCCGGCCCGCTTATGCCCGCGCTGGAAGGAAAGGTGGACGAGGACGGGATGCTGAACACGGTCTGGGGGCTGACCGAGGGCAGCAACACCGAACTGGTCACGGAAATGGTCAATTCCATCCGGGACGAGCGGACTTTTGAAGCCAACGTGGCCATGGTTCGCGCCTGGGACGACATGACCGGAACCGTCTTGGATCTGCGTGCGTGA
- a CDS encoding rhomboid family intramembrane serine protease: MNDFTAQDEPRSLWDNLTSHQADRYALVLAAAGIPYRFRRSGWGWTLEVLERDVSRAVTEIEQFNLENPLLEDHRQRPAPFLPPPPQTLTGAAAALLLLVFHLVTSRNGAHEAMIMEAGAHAARILEGEYWRTVTALTLHADARHLAGNMLGIAVFGTLLCRRVGVGAAWLLIVLAGAGGNLLNAWLHQTGFLSIGASTAVFAAVGLLGGVRVFPMEGAEYSGPRSWLLPVGAAFGLLAMLGSDVQTDIGAHLMGCVVGFVLGIAYTLMGPRHVSETRQNHLLLVALAVIAGSWWLVLEGS, encoded by the coding sequence GTGAATGACTTCACCGCCCAGGACGAGCCCCGCTCACTCTGGGACAATTTGACTTCGCACCAGGCGGATCGGTACGCTTTGGTCCTGGCCGCGGCGGGAATTCCCTACCGTTTCCGTCGTTCCGGCTGGGGGTGGACTCTGGAAGTCCTGGAGCGGGACGTTTCCCGGGCCGTGACGGAAATCGAACAGTTCAATCTCGAAAATCCCCTTCTGGAAGATCACCGGCAACGTCCTGCCCCATTCCTCCCCCCACCGCCGCAAACTCTGACCGGAGCAGCGGCGGCTCTGTTGCTTCTGGTTTTCCATCTGGTCACTTCCCGCAACGGGGCCCATGAAGCCATGATCATGGAGGCCGGAGCCCACGCGGCCCGGATTCTCGAAGGCGAATACTGGCGCACGGTGACCGCTTTGACGCTGCACGCCGACGCACGGCATTTGGCTGGAAACATGCTGGGCATCGCGGTCTTCGGCACACTTCTGTGCCGGAGAGTGGGCGTGGGCGCGGCCTGGCTGCTGATCGTTCTGGCCGGAGCCGGCGGGAATCTGCTCAATGCCTGGCTGCACCAAACCGGCTTTCTCTCCATCGGGGCTTCCACCGCGGTTTTCGCGGCTGTGGGTCTGCTGGGAGGGGTCCGCGTTTTTCCCATGGAGGGTGCGGAATATTCCGGCCCCAGGTCGTGGCTGCTCCCCGTCGGCGCGGCCTTCGGGCTGCTGGCCATGCTGGGCAGCGACGTGCAGACCGACATTGGGGCGCACCTGATGGGCTGCGTGGTGGGGTTCGTTCTGGGAATCGCCTATACCCTGATGGGGCCGCGCCACGTCAGCGAAACCCGCCAGAATCACCTGCTTTTGGTCGCCCTGGCTGTGATAGCCGGATCCTGGTGGTTGGTCCTGGAAGGGAGCTGA